The following are encoded in a window of Fretibacter rubidus genomic DNA:
- the lysM gene encoding peptidoglycan-binding protein LysM translates to MFGMIPFVKMAGRGLGKIFKGKDAEDALKKEVKDLGLAKDEIDIHVDDNGKVSVKGKGVTQEMKEKIILAVGNVEGVGEVEDGIEASDDAPASEFHTVVSGDTLWAISKRYYNKGSRYKEIFEANRPMLKHPDKIYVGQVLRIPADNAESV, encoded by the coding sequence ATGTTTGGAATGATTCCTTTTGTAAAAATGGCAGGCCGCGGCCTTGGTAAAATCTTCAAAGGCAAAGACGCCGAAGACGCGCTCAAAAAAGAGGTCAAAGATTTAGGCCTCGCCAAAGACGAAATTGACATCCATGTCGATGACAACGGCAAAGTGTCGGTCAAAGGCAAAGGCGTCACCCAAGAAATGAAAGAAAAAATCATCTTGGCAGTCGGCAATGTCGAAGGCGTCGGCGAGGTTGAAGACGGAATTGAGGCGTCAGATGATGCCCCTGCCTCTGAATTTCACACCGTTGTTTCCGGCGATACGCTTTGGGCGATCTCAAAACGCTACTATAACAAAGGCTCGCGCTACAAAGAGATTTTCGAGGCCAACCGCCCCATGCTAAAACATCCCGATAAAATTTATGTCGGTCAAGTACTACGCATCCCAGCGGATAACGCAGAAAGCGTCTAA
- a CDS encoding VOC family protein — translation MTKYRLSFPYKGDTMNKDAKILGLGGVFYKVKDPKAYLDWWRDHMGADPTDWGNFEWASDGQSRTMMSPFPADSTYLAPSTAEFMINLRVNDVASLIEKARKGGAKIIGAVENTEYGIFGWFIDPEGIKIELWQEV, via the coding sequence ATGACAAAATACAGACTAAGCTTTCCTTATAAAGGGGACACCATGAACAAAGACGCAAAAATTCTTGGACTGGGAGGGGTCTTTTATAAGGTTAAAGACCCAAAAGCCTATTTAGACTGGTGGCGCGACCATATGGGCGCAGACCCTACGGATTGGGGTAATTTTGAATGGGCATCGGACGGTCAGTCACGAACAATGATGAGCCCCTTCCCCGCCGATTCGACTTACCTTGCGCCCAGCACGGCGGAGTTTATGATAAATTTGCGCGTCAATGATGTGGCCAGCTTGATAGAAAAAGCCCGTAAAGGGGGTGCCAAAATCATTGGAGCGGTAGAAAATACAGAATACGGTATTTTTGGCTGGTTTATCGACCCCGAAGGTATCAAGATAGAATTATGGCAAGAGGTCTAG
- a CDS encoding calcium/sodium antiporter, which yields MGLLPSFALLIVGIIVLIVAGDLLVRGAAALARHWGIPALIVGLTIVAFGTSAPELVVSIQAVMVGAGELASGNVVGSNIANVLLALGLPAILMAVPTNMPGVGRNALIAMFATLLFILLAWLGNPLTVWQGAILFGGIVIYLVYMARLAKQGAEDPILAEMTEIDEGELGLPTNVLYSGIFVVIGLIGLAFGGHLIVENAVNIAGTLGVSETIIGLTIVAIGTSLPEVATVIVAAYRGHSEVAIGNVLGSNIFNLFAVMGAASLAGPVAINPTLFVFDFWVMLATMVVLLVFVMRRIPIGRLAGIAFMVAYALYLAALVAGAM from the coding sequence ATGGGCCTATTGCCTAGTTTTGCGCTGTTGATTGTCGGCATTATTGTGCTGATTGTTGCGGGTGATTTGCTCGTTCGCGGGGCGGCTGCGCTTGCGCGTCATTGGGGCATACCGGCCCTTATCGTGGGCCTCACGATTGTTGCCTTTGGTACATCTGCGCCCGAACTTGTTGTCTCTATTCAAGCGGTCATGGTCGGTGCTGGCGAGTTGGCCTCTGGTAATGTTGTTGGCTCTAATATTGCTAATGTGTTGTTGGCGCTGGGACTTCCTGCGATATTAATGGCTGTGCCCACGAATATGCCGGGTGTTGGGCGTAATGCACTTATTGCAATGTTTGCAACACTGCTATTTATTTTGCTCGCGTGGCTTGGTAATCCGCTGACCGTCTGGCAGGGCGCTATCTTGTTTGGCGGTATTGTGATTTATCTTGTTTATATGGCCCGTTTGGCCAAACAGGGTGCAGAAGATCCTATCTTGGCCGAAATGACCGAAATTGACGAAGGCGAGCTTGGGCTGCCGACAAATGTTCTCTACTCAGGGATTTTTGTGGTTATTGGCCTGATCGGTTTGGCATTTGGTGGTCACCTGATTGTTGAAAATGCCGTGAATATTGCTGGAACGCTGGGCGTGAGTGAGACGATTATCGGTCTGACAATTGTCGCTATTGGCACGTCGCTCCCCGAAGTGGCGACGGTTATTGTCGCGGCTTATCGGGGTCATTCCGAAGTCGCCATCGGCAATGTGCTGGGCTCCAATATTTTCAATCTATTTGCCGTGATGGGGGCCGCATCGCTAGCGGGGCCTGTGGCGATTAACCCGACGCTGTTTGTCTTTGACTTCTGGGTCATGCTTGCGACGATGGTTGTGCTGCTTGTCTTTGTGATGCGCCGTATACCGATTGGGCGCTTGGCTGGTATTGCCTTTATGGTGGCCTATGCTCTGTATCTTGCGGCGCTAGTTGCGGGCGCAATGTAG
- a CDS encoding 6-pyruvoyl tetrahydropterin synthase family protein has protein sequence MTSRSTSAPLFEIEKDFQFEAAHYFGHSDANDLFKQVHGHSFRGTVTIIGDPQDDKGWIRDLWKIEQIVKEAVAPLDHALLNDVEGLSAPALEQIAQWIFDRLAPRLPGLSCVEVGRPSCGERARYRAAS, from the coding sequence ATGACGTCCAGGTCCACATCTGCGCCGTTGTTTGAAATTGAAAAAGATTTCCAATTTGAAGCTGCCCATTATTTCGGTCACTCCGATGCCAATGATTTATTCAAACAAGTCCACGGTCATAGCTTTCGCGGGACAGTGACCATCATTGGCGACCCCCAAGATGACAAAGGCTGGATTCGCGACCTTTGGAAAATTGAACAAATTGTCAAAGAAGCCGTGGCCCCGCTGGACCATGCGCTGCTCAACGACGTCGAAGGTCTATCCGCGCCAGCGCTAGAGCAAATCGCGCAGTGGATTTTTGACCGTCTTGCGCCGCGTTTGCCTGGCCTGTCATGTGTTGAGGTGGGACGCCCGAGTTGCGGTGAGCGCGCGCGTTACCGGGCCGCTTCATGA
- a CDS encoding SDR family oxidoreductase, whose translation MSVHAVLITGAGARVGKTLARGLASDGHAVAVHYNRSSDGAEALVQEIKDAGGQAAVVQANLFVPQDLDTLVDRAAEALGRPLTGLINNASTFADDSVRDMTRANYDYHMDINLRAPLLLSGQLAQQMVDGADGFIINMIDQRVLKPNPTFFSYSVAKSALHFATKTLAQDLAPHIRVNAVGPGPSLASVHQNEAVFRAEVAATLLQRGSPPEDLLAAVRYLISARAVTGQMIAVDGGQHLTWQTPDLMVGEKDMGDGND comes from the coding sequence ATGAGCGTTCACGCCGTTTTAATTACGGGCGCAGGGGCACGCGTCGGCAAAACCTTAGCCAGAGGCCTCGCGAGTGATGGTCATGCGGTGGCCGTGCATTATAACCGCTCCAGCGACGGCGCAGAGGCCTTGGTGCAAGAGATTAAAGACGCGGGCGGGCAGGCGGCAGTCGTACAAGCCAATTTATTTGTGCCCCAAGACTTAGACACGTTAGTTGACCGTGCAGCAGAGGCGTTGGGGCGTCCGCTAACGGGTCTGATTAATAACGCGTCTACATTCGCTGATGATAGCGTGCGCGACATGACCCGCGCCAACTATGATTATCATATGGATATCAATTTGCGTGCGCCGCTATTGCTATCAGGGCAGCTTGCCCAGCAAATGGTGGATGGGGCAGACGGCTTTATCATTAATATGATTGACCAACGCGTCCTGAAACCTAATCCCACATTCTTTAGCTACAGCGTGGCTAAATCGGCTTTGCATTTTGCGACCAAAACGCTGGCCCAAGATTTGGCTCCGCATATTCGCGTCAATGCTGTTGGACCAGGGCCGTCACTCGCCTCTGTCCATCAAAACGAAGCGGTATTTCGGGCCGAAGTTGCGGCGACATTATTACAGCGCGGCTCTCCGCCCGAAGACTTACTGGCAGCGGTGCGTTACCTTATTTCTGCGCGCGCAGTGACGGGGCAGATGATTGCTGTGGACGGGGGGCAGCACCTGACATGGCAAACGCCTGATTTGATGGTCGGTGAAAAGGATATGGGGGATGGCAATGATTAA
- the folB gene encoding dihydroneopterin aldolase — translation MAMIKRLKGGRMKMRQPSMRIFVEGLLIQASIGVHPHEHESTQPIIIDIELDMGPMAAPTLDRLHETLDYGVVAQKAEDIALEAHVQLVETLAERIASWALETDKRVQAARVKISKPQALLKAEAAGVEIVRYR, via the coding sequence ATGGCAATGATTAAGCGGCTTAAAGGCGGGCGAATGAAAATGCGCCAACCCTCTATGCGTATCTTCGTCGAAGGTCTGCTGATACAGGCTTCTATTGGTGTGCATCCGCATGAGCATGAAAGCACACAGCCGATTATCATCGATATTGAGCTCGACATGGGCCCTATGGCTGCGCCAACGCTGGACCGTTTACACGAGACACTTGATTACGGTGTGGTCGCGCAAAAGGCCGAGGACATCGCGCTAGAAGCCCATGTGCAATTGGTCGAAACCTTGGCCGAACGCATCGCAAGCTGGGCGCTTGAGACCGACAAACGTGTGCAAGCGGCGCGTGTTAAAATTTCTAAACCACAAGCCCTTTTAAAAGCCGAAGCCGCAGGCGTCGAGATTGTGCGTTACCGTTAG
- a CDS encoding spermidine synthase: MTDISVTLGSKDRQKQSALAMISVFTLAILLSAVLLFSVQPMFTKLVLPLLGGSSNVWNTAMVFFQAVLLLGYIYAHVITKYLPLKAQIIIHMAVLGLGCFFLPLSIAQGWTPPDGGAQSLWLIGLFGISVGAPFFAISANAPLLQRWFSRVDHKDAQDPYFLYAASNAGSLLSLLLYPIVFEPALRVGEQTALWAVGYGLLMVIIVGAGITAFRNQATVTSQTTEQETSRGVVTINRRLFWIFLAFIPSSLMLGVTSHMTNNIASTPFLWVMPLALYLLTFVIAFAKNPPIGSKHLGYVAAFAIMASLFFGFYYKANVLLSIGVSLSAYFIISLACHSRLVEDRPNTSHLTEFYIWMSVGGVLGGMFNALLAPVVFNGIYEYLIVLILSYLVVLRVSKIESVSFSLKGKLLALTLGTAVIALVLTVIGQPAKVAIIAAGCAFFFGLRMLTQASPRVLVMDISLVFGLALLLPGLALPKLFQDRSFFSLLTVKAEASEYGTVHKFIHGDTVHNYQLQDDGLSTVPLAYYAADNSFDIGMQFARSLTPQGDLSVAMIGLGAGAMACYERPTDNWTYYEIDQAVVDMARNPKYFSYIQDCSYGSDIVTGDARLKIGDLAPKSQDYIVVDAFSSNSIPAHLVTREAFALYRSRLKDTGVVFFHTSNRMLDVDSLVIRLAEDAGLSARHFFKNDFDGEPYQDFQSTSSAVMIGTEAQMSALSNFDARWTVMTPSEDVALWSDDYSNVVATMRAKSRLKAEKAAREAAVTATQK, from the coding sequence ATGACAGATATTAGCGTGACGCTGGGGTCTAAGGACCGGCAAAAGCAATCGGCTCTGGCCATGATTTCAGTATTTACGCTGGCAATCTTACTGAGCGCCGTATTGCTGTTTTCTGTGCAACCGATGTTCACCAAGCTGGTTTTGCCGCTCCTAGGTGGGTCGTCCAATGTTTGGAATACCGCCATGGTATTCTTTCAGGCGGTGTTACTGCTGGGTTATATCTATGCGCATGTTATTACCAAATATCTGCCGCTAAAGGCGCAGATTATCATACATATGGCGGTGTTGGGGCTGGGCTGTTTCTTTCTGCCGTTATCCATTGCCCAAGGTTGGACCCCGCCTGACGGGGGCGCACAGTCGCTTTGGTTAATCGGTCTGTTTGGGATATCCGTAGGCGCACCATTTTTTGCCATTTCCGCCAATGCACCGCTTTTGCAACGGTGGTTTAGCCGCGTCGATCATAAAGATGCCCAAGACCCCTATTTCCTCTATGCCGCCAGCAATGCGGGCAGCTTACTCTCGTTACTCCTCTATCCGATTGTCTTTGAACCCGCCTTGCGCGTGGGCGAACAAACGGCCCTCTGGGCGGTGGGATACGGACTTTTGATGGTCATTATTGTGGGGGCGGGCATCACGGCCTTTCGTAACCAAGCGACAGTGACCTCACAAACCACAGAGCAAGAAACAAGCCGTGGTGTGGTGACAATTAATCGACGCCTATTCTGGATATTCTTGGCCTTTATACCGTCCAGCCTGATGCTCGGCGTGACCAGCCATATGACCAATAACATTGCTTCGACCCCGTTTTTGTGGGTCATGCCCTTGGCGCTTTATTTGCTCACCTTTGTGATCGCCTTTGCCAAAAACCCGCCGATTGGGTCAAAGCATTTGGGATATGTTGCCGCATTCGCGATTATGGCGTCTTTATTTTTCGGGTTTTATTATAAAGCCAATGTGTTGCTCTCTATCGGGGTCAGCCTCTCCGCCTATTTCATTATCTCACTGGCTTGTCATTCACGCCTTGTAGAGGATCGCCCCAATACCTCACATCTAACCGAGTTCTATATCTGGATGTCTGTCGGCGGTGTTTTGGGCGGCATGTTTAACGCGCTACTGGCGCCTGTCGTATTTAACGGGATTTATGAATATCTCATCGTTTTAATCTTGTCCTATTTAGTCGTGCTGCGTGTTTCTAAAATCGAGTCTGTTTCCTTCTCGCTTAAAGGCAAATTACTCGCGCTTACTTTGGGGACGGCTGTTATTGCATTGGTTTTAACGGTAATAGGCCAGCCTGCCAAAGTCGCTATCATCGCGGCGGGGTGCGCCTTTTTCTTTGGTCTGCGGATGCTCACTCAAGCCTCGCCCCGTGTGTTGGTCATGGATATATCGCTCGTCTTTGGCTTGGCTCTGCTGTTGCCAGGTCTGGCGTTGCCAAAGCTATTCCAAGACCGCTCTTTCTTTAGTCTGTTAACGGTCAAGGCCGAGGCGTCCGAGTACGGTACCGTGCATAAATTTATCCACGGCGACACGGTGCATAATTATCAATTACAAGACGACGGCCTGTCCACCGTGCCGCTGGCTTATTACGCGGCGGATAATAGCTTTGATATCGGTATGCAATTTGCGCGGAGTTTAACCCCGCAGGGTGATTTATCGGTTGCCATGATTGGGCTGGGCGCTGGGGCAATGGCCTGTTACGAGCGTCCAACGGATAATTGGACATATTACGAAATTGACCAAGCCGTTGTCGATATGGCGCGTAACCCAAAATATTTTAGTTATATTCAAGATTGCTCTTATGGCTCTGATATTGTCACGGGGGATGCCCGTTTAAAAATCGGAGACCTTGCGCCCAAATCCCAAGATTACATTGTCGTGGATGCGTTTTCGTCTAATTCAATTCCAGCGCATTTGGTGACACGCGAAGCCTTCGCACTCTACCGCTCTCGGTTAAAAGACACGGGTGTTGTGTTCTTTCATACATCTAACCGTATGCTGGATGTCGACAGCCTCGTCATCCGTTTGGCCGAAGACGCAGGCCTAAGCGCGCGGCACTTTTTCAAAAATGATTTTGACGGTGAACCCTATCAGGATTTTCAATCAACAAGTTCTGCCGTGATGATTGGCACAGAGGCGCAGATGTCCGCGCTTAGTAACTTTGATGCCCGCTGGACGGTCATGACGCCAAGCGAAGACGTCGCTTTATGGTCCGATGATTATTCCAATGTCGTTGCCACCATGCGCGCGAAAAGCCGCTTAAAGGCTGAAAAAGCTGCGAGGGAAGCTGCCGTCACGGCCACGCAAAAATAG
- a CDS encoding DUF2237 family protein has protein sequence MSFKNSNNVLGDPLVPCSFDPLTGYYRDGCCETGPTDAGRHIVCAVMTDAFLKFSQAVGNDLSTPRPEYRFAGLNPGDRWCLCLDRWRQAHAAGAAPNVVLESTHEIALERVPLETLREFAV, from the coding sequence ATGAGCTTTAAAAATTCAAATAATGTGCTGGGCGATCCGCTTGTCCCGTGTAGTTTTGACCCGCTAACAGGATATTACCGTGACGGCTGTTGCGAAACGGGTCCAACGGATGCAGGGCGGCATATTGTTTGCGCTGTTATGACGGACGCCTTTTTGAAATTCTCCCAAGCGGTTGGCAATGACCTGTCCACGCCGCGACCTGAATACCGCTTTGCGGGACTAAATCCTGGCGACCGCTGGTGTCTATGCCTTGACCGTTGGCGCCAAGCCCACGCAGCAGGGGCTGCGCCCAATGTGGTACTAGAGTCTACTCACGAAATTGCATTGGAACGTGTGCCGCTAGAGACGCTGCGCGAGTTTGCGGTTTAA
- a CDS encoding Crp/Fnr family transcriptional regulator: MADDFIHFPSTISGSAIIREHIRVRDYGAKETIIIEKDDSAQVYFILSGKVKVTSFHTNGKEVWHAALSEGYTFGEMAAISGASRSASVVTLAPSRIGILPQAHFLAALEAEPGLALYFLKDMVARLQTTTLYSNERIALDIPARICAELLRQASEKPNADGGYPVARDLTVTALAERINAKRETVSRHISTLIEAGSVKKKGRQFIVLDKAALEARSEG; the protein is encoded by the coding sequence ATGGCTGACGACTTTATACACTTTCCATCAACAATAAGCGGTAGCGCAATTATACGCGAGCATATCCGTGTGCGTGATTACGGCGCTAAAGAAACGATTATCATCGAAAAAGACGACAGTGCTCAAGTCTATTTTATCCTGTCGGGCAAGGTCAAAGTGACCTCGTTTCATACCAATGGCAAGGAGGTCTGGCACGCCGCCCTGTCAGAGGGTTATACATTCGGCGAAATGGCTGCGATAAGCGGTGCCAGCCGCAGCGCGAGTGTGGTGACGCTCGCCCCGTCCCGTATCGGTATCTTACCCCAAGCGCATTTCCTAGCAGCGCTAGAGGCTGAACCAGGGCTTGCGCTCTATTTCCTCAAAGACATGGTCGCGCGGCTACAAACGACGACGCTTTATTCTAATGAACGCATCGCGCTGGATATTCCCGCGCGTATTTGCGCCGAGCTGCTCCGCCAAGCGAGTGAAAAACCAAACGCAGACGGTGGCTATCCCGTCGCACGTGACCTGACCGTCACAGCGCTGGCGGAGCGCATCAACGCGAAACGCGAAACCGTCTCGCGCCACATCTCGACGCTCATTGAGGCGGGTAGTGTGAAGAAAAAAGGACGGCAATTTATTGTGCTGGATAAAGCCGCGCTGGAGGCGAGGTCGGAGGGGTAA
- a CDS encoding YHYH protein, producing the protein MPMFNKRPDNQSPVNTIKNITHVLLACLFVPPVSIAFADETSGHHHHSEAQMTITDTQRCFQANGLPNHPTGQFPNRGNPNAIEKQNVNVCVPLVPQKQETLTPIRGTVGIALNGVQFRPNTAGFWDADARRGHSPNGDRNWSLDIHGAPGKLGLDFNNAHVGRGGLYHYHGIAESLATDHNSLIGYAGDGFEIHYLGAKMQSGWDLKTGERPSGPGGRYDGTYNEDYVFTGGEDRLDECNGGFLEGRYVYFITDSYPFVARCLYGTVSADFNRARHGAEARGSRGQGRGRRDRSRRQ; encoded by the coding sequence ATGCCCATGTTCAACAAACGCCCCGACAATCAATCGCCTGTCAATACAATCAAAAACATAACACATGTACTTTTAGCGTGTTTGTTTGTCCCTCCCGTATCGATTGCCTTTGCCGATGAAACATCAGGTCATCACCATCATAGTGAAGCACAGATGACGATCACGGATACGCAAAGATGCTTTCAGGCTAACGGCTTACCCAACCACCCAACAGGACAGTTTCCTAATCGAGGTAATCCCAACGCCATTGAAAAACAAAATGTGAATGTGTGCGTACCCTTAGTGCCGCAAAAACAAGAGACCCTCACGCCAATTCGAGGCACTGTTGGCATCGCGTTAAATGGCGTGCAATTCCGCCCAAATACAGCAGGTTTTTGGGATGCCGATGCGCGGCGTGGCCACAGTCCGAATGGAGACCGCAATTGGAGTCTGGACATTCACGGGGCACCAGGAAAGTTAGGCTTAGACTTTAATAATGCGCATGTTGGTCGGGGCGGGCTGTATCACTATCACGGCATCGCTGAAAGTTTGGCAACAGATCACAATAGCCTCATCGGTTATGCGGGGGATGGATTTGAAATTCACTACCTTGGAGCAAAAATGCAATCAGGTTGGGATTTAAAAACAGGAGAGCGCCCATCTGGCCCCGGTGGGCGCTATGACGGGACATATAACGAGGATTATGTATTTACTGGCGGCGAGGACCGATTAGATGAATGTAATGGCGGCTTTTTGGAGGGGCGCTATGTTTACTTTATCACCGACAGCTACCCTTTTGTAGCCCGGTGCCTTTACGGAACTGTGAGCGCTGACTTCAATCGGGCGCGACATGGGGCTGAAGCCAGAGGAAGCAGAGGGCAAGGGAGAGGACGCCGCGACCGCTCCCGCCGCCAATAA
- the uvrC gene encoding excinuclease ABC subunit UvrC, translating into MQTPDSHNPDLTAPDSGEAKPLRGNKVIADYVKRLPGRPGVYRMFDEHGAVLYVGKAKDLKKRVSAYTQYYRHPVRLQRMIRATRTMEFVVTETETEALLLEASLIKRLKPRYNILLRDDKSFPYILVRKDHPAAQVTKHRGARNIKGDYYGPFASAGAVNRTLDTLQRAFRLRNCSDSIYASRTRPCMQHQIKRCAAPCTGEISIPDYNELIDEAQDFLRGRSDKLRVKLTDQMQAASQAMNFEKAAELRDRIRALTYVSGSGSTINPSTFSDGDVIGIYSAGGQSCIQVFFFRAGQNWGNHSFFPRHGKDELPAQIMDAFIAQFYTNKPIPKYVFTSEDVPSKDLLEQALSESAGRKIEVTAPKRGEKKLLIDRAVKNAEEALARKQAESASQAKLMAGLQDTFDMDAPPERIEVYDNSHIQGTNAIGAFIVAGPDGFTKRDYRTFNIKDLDTAPGDDYAMMREVFRRRFSRLMKDDSLAWPDLVLIDGGKGQLSVVTDTLLEIGALDRVTLVGIAKGPDRNAGRETFYMNGRADFTLPPRTPVLYYLQRLRDEAHRFAIGTHRARRKKQMKSNPLDGIAGVGPGRKRALLARFGSAKAVKSASRGELASVEGVSETLANVIYEYFHE; encoded by the coding sequence GTGCAGACACCTGATTCCCATAACCCTGATTTGACGGCGCCCGATAGCGGCGAGGCGAAGCCCCTACGCGGAAATAAGGTGATTGCGGATTACGTGAAACGCTTGCCTGGGCGGCCCGGGGTTTACCGCATGTTTGATGAGCACGGGGCCGTGCTTTATGTGGGCAAGGCCAAAGATTTAAAAAAACGCGTATCGGCCTATACGCAATATTACCGCCATCCTGTGCGCCTGCAGCGTATGATCCGCGCGACCCGGACGATGGAATTTGTCGTGACCGAGACCGAGACCGAGGCGTTACTGCTGGAGGCATCGCTGATTAAGCGGCTTAAACCGCGCTATAATATCTTGCTGCGGGATGATAAAAGCTTTCCCTATATCCTTGTGCGCAAAGACCATCCCGCCGCCCAAGTGACCAAACACCGTGGGGCGCGCAATATTAAAGGCGATTATTACGGCCCCTTTGCCAGTGCAGGTGCAGTGAACCGGACGCTAGACACTTTGCAACGCGCGTTTCGCCTTCGCAATTGCTCCGATAGTATTTACGCGAGCCGCACACGCCCCTGTATGCAGCACCAGATTAAACGCTGCGCCGCGCCGTGCACGGGTGAAATATCTATTCCTGATTATAATGAGTTGATTGATGAGGCGCAGGATTTTTTGCGCGGACGGTCGGATAAGTTGCGCGTCAAGCTGACGGACCAAATGCAAGCTGCCAGTCAGGCGATGAATTTTGAAAAAGCGGCCGAGCTCCGTGACCGTATCCGCGCCCTGACCTATGTCAGCGGCTCTGGTAGCACGATTAACCCCAGCACATTTTCCGATGGTGACGTGATTGGAATTTATAGCGCGGGCGGGCAAAGCTGTATTCAAGTGTTCTTTTTCCGCGCGGGTCAAAACTGGGGCAATCACAGCTTCTTCCCGCGTCACGGCAAGGATGAGCTGCCTGCGCAAATTATGGATGCCTTTATTGCGCAATTTTACACTAATAAACCCATCCCGAAATATGTCTTCACATCAGAAGATGTCCCGAGCAAAGACCTCTTAGAACAAGCTTTATCAGAAAGCGCTGGCCGCAAGATTGAGGTGACCGCCCCCAAACGCGGCGAGAAAAAACTGCTGATTGACCGGGCCGTGAAAAATGCTGAAGAGGCACTCGCGCGCAAACAGGCCGAAAGCGCCAGCCAAGCCAAGTTGATGGCGGGGCTACAAGACACATTTGATATGGACGCGCCGCCAGAGCGCATAGAGGTCTATGATAACAGCCATATCCAAGGCACCAATGCCATTGGGGCGTTCATTGTCGCGGGCCCTGACGGCTTTACGAAACGCGATTACCGCACTTTTAATATCAAGGATTTAGACACCGCGCCTGGTGATGATTACGCCATGATGCGCGAAGTCTTTCGGCGGCGGTTCTCTCGCCTGATGAAAGATGATAGCCTAGCCTGGCCTGATTTGGTGTTAATCGACGGTGGCAAAGGGCAGCTATCTGTGGTGACGGATACGCTTTTAGAGATTGGGGCGCTGGACCGCGTCACACTCGTTGGTATTGCCAAGGGCCCCGACAGAAATGCGGGACGAGAGACGTTTTACATGAACGGGCGCGCGGATTTCACCCTGCCGCCGCGCACGCCTGTGCTGTATTATTTGCAACGCCTACGCGACGAAGCCCACAGATTTGCGATTGGCACACATCGCGCGCGCCGTAAAAAACAGATGAAGTCAAACCCGCTTGATGGTATTGCAGGAGTGGGGCCGGGGCGTAAACGGGCTCTGCTCGCCCGATTTGGGTCGGCCAAGGCTGTCAAATCCGCCTCGCGCGGGGAGCTTGCAAGTGTAGAGGGGGTCAGCGAAACACTGGCCAATGTGATTTATGAATATTTCCACGAATGA
- a CDS encoding CDP-alcohol phosphatidyltransferase family protein, whose amino-acid sequence MNESSDTSDMTPSKMGGAFADGLTLIRFLLTPIVMFVIIKMGWPDLAPAVLATSLFIVAAVTDFLDDIIGGSKKSVHRQFGWFDDIADLVLIIGTLIALACVINEAGLMGWAFAVPVVVLIAREVIVGLVKGYEFSRYGWPSTKWLSLKNTLTFIAVCTLLASPWITAWLNSLTTADADLMAVYGSNSAGVWMFAQGMLWIAAIISVLTGIKLLRMPKNKTA is encoded by the coding sequence ATGAATGAGTCTAGCGATACGTCTGACATGACACCGTCAAAAATGGGTGGAGCCTTTGCGGATGGTCTGACCCTTATCCGTTTTCTGCTGACCCCGATTGTTATGTTTGTAATTATCAAAATGGGATGGCCCGACCTTGCGCCAGCTGTCCTGGCAACCAGTTTGTTTATCGTCGCTGCCGTCACAGACTTCCTAGATGATATTATTGGGGGATCGAAAAAGTCAGTTCACCGCCAGTTTGGTTGGTTTGACGATATTGCCGATCTCGTGCTGATCATCGGCACGCTTATCGCGCTGGCGTGTGTGATAAATGAAGCGGGCCTGATGGGTTGGGCTTTTGCAGTGCCCGTTGTAGTGCTTATTGCGCGCGAAGTGATTGTGGGACTTGTAAAGGGCTATGAGTTTTCCCGCTACGGCTGGCCATCAACCAAATGGTTGTCTCTCAAAAATACGCTTACTTTTATCGCTGTTTGTACACTATTGGCCTCGCCGTGGATTACGGCATGGCTCAACAGTCTGACGACCGCGGATGCGGATTTGATGGCCGTTTACGGATCTAATTCTGCGGGTGTCTGGATGTTCGCCCAAGGGATGCTTTGGATTGCGGCTATTATATCTGTCCTGACAGGCATTAAGCTATTGCGCATGCCTAAAAACAAGACAGCATAA